From Bradyrhizobium erythrophlei:
GATAAGCCCCGCGGTGTCGGACCGTTCGCGCTTGAGGCGATCGACATAGACAAGCCCGCCGCGCACCTTGAAGGCGCCGATCGGCGTGTGGTTCTCGTGCTTGACGATGGCGGTCGCGCCGAGCCGTTCCGACAACAGCGGCCACGCGTAGGCCGGCGTCGGCGGCATCGCCGCGCCGACGATGGCGTGAGCCTGTTCCAATTGCCGGAGATCAAACATCGGCGCGCCTCCTCCAACGCGATGAGATCCCTCTCCCCGCTTGCAGCGCGCTCGTCATCCCCGCGAAAGCGGGGATCCAGTATTCCAGAGATGCCAGAGCACGATCGAGACGCCGCGGCGTACTGGATCGTCCGGTCAAGCCGGACGATGACAGCCGATTTTGCGGCCGGCAGCTTGCGATCACCTCGGTCATCGTCACACCAGCGCCTTGCCGCCGGCGAAGGCCGTGGCGGTGGCTTCGTCGGTGGCTTCCGCCGGCAGCAGCATTTCATTGTGGGCCTTGCCGGACGGAATCATCGGGAAGCAGTTTTCCAGCGCCGCCACCCGGCAATCGAACAGCACCGGACGTTTGACGTTGATCATCTCCTTGATCGCGCCGTCGAGATCGCCGGGCTTGACAGCCCGGATGCCGACGCAGCCGAACGCATCCGCGAGCTTGACGAAATCCGGCAGCGCTTCCGAATAGGAATGCGACAGCCGGTTGCCGTGCAGCAGCTGCTGCCACTGCCGCACCATGCCCATATACTGGTTGTTCAGGATAAAGATCTTGATCGGCAGTTCAAATTGAACGGCGGTCGACATCTCCTGCATCGTCATCTGCACCGAGGCGTCGCCGGCAATGTCGATCACGAGGCTGTCGCGATGGGCAACCTGCACGCCCAGCGCCGCCGGCAGGCCGTAGCCCATGGTGCCGAGCCCTCCCGAGGTCATCCAGCGGTGCGGCTCCTCGAAGCCGAAGAACTGCGCCGCCCACATCTGGTGCTGGCCGACTTCGGTGGTGATGTAGACGTCGCGGCCGCGCGTCGCCGCGAACAGCCGCTCGATCGCGAATTGCGGCAGGATGATATCGTTGTTCTTCTTGTAGGACAGCGAATTGCGCGCGCGCCATTTCGCGATTTCGTGCCACCATGGCTTGATGTCGGGCTTCTTCGTCTCGGCCTTGAACACCTGCAGCAGGTCGCCCAGCACGTTGCCGGCGTCGCCGATGATCGGCACGTCGACGCGGATATTCTTGTTGATCGAAGAGGGATCGATGTCGATGTGGATCTTCTTGGAACCCGGCGAAAACGCATCGACGCGGCCGGTGATGCGGTCGTCGAAGCGCGCGCCGACGCACAGCATGACGTCGCAGCCATGCATCGCCATGTTGGCTTCGTAGGTGCCGTGCATGCCGAGCATGCCCAACCAGTTCTTGCCGGACGCCGGATAGGCGCCCAGCCCCATCAGGGTGGAAGTGATCGGAAAGCCGGTGGCTTCGACCAGTTCGCGCAGCAGCCGCGAGGCTTCGGGTCCGGAATTGATGACGCCGCCACCGCTATAGATCACCGGCCGCTGGGCGGAGGCGAGCAGCGCCACCGCTTTGCGGATCTGCGCGGCGTCGCCCTTGACGCGCGGCGCGTAGGACACGTGCACGTCGGCCTTGCGCGGCGGATGATAGGTGCCGACCGCGAACTGCACGTCCTTGGGCACGTCGACCAGGACCGGGCCG
This genomic window contains:
- a CDS encoding acetolactate synthase 3 large subunit — protein: MSEKSHDPNQITGAAMIVRALIDHGVKHLFGYPGGAVLPIYDEIFQQSEVEHILVRHEQGAGHAAEGYARSTGKPGVVLVTSGPGATNMVTPLTDALMDSIPLVCITGQVPTHLIGNDAFQECDTVGITRPSTKHNWLVRDVNDLAKVLHEAFYVASTGRPGPVLVDVPKDVQFAVGTYHPPRKADVHVSYAPRVKGDAAQIRKAVALLASAQRPVIYSGGGVINSGPEASRLLRELVEATGFPITSTLMGLGAYPASGKNWLGMLGMHGTYEANMAMHGCDVMLCVGARFDDRITGRVDAFSPGSKKIHIDIDPSSINKNIRVDVPIIGDAGNVLGDLLQVFKAETKKPDIKPWWHEIAKWRARNSLSYKKNNDIILPQFAIERLFAATRGRDVYITTEVGQHQMWAAQFFGFEEPHRWMTSGGLGTMGYGLPAALGVQVAHRDSLVIDIAGDASVQMTMQEMSTAVQFELPIKIFILNNQYMGMVRQWQQLLHGNRLSHSYSEALPDFVKLADAFGCVGIRAVKPGDLDGAIKEMINVKRPVLFDCRVAALENCFPMIPSGKAHNEMLLPAEATDEATATAFAGGKALV